atttgcattagtatagattttgctttattgatagagatttaaggtcaattttgttatatgtatatgtatttcttgatctttattaatgtattgtgattgtgtagttcatgtaaaaatgtactgtataattaagaaatataggttgttaatggataatcatcgataatagtaaagcttgtagtcatgttagttagattttctagatatatagagataggcatatatatatataggcatataaatatagatatatttcagataggcattcttcatatctctcaaaggctgcagaatatggcatttaaaatattttaataacttaggacttttcatgacaatgagacactctggtcctggcagcaccaatctacttggagaggaagatgggcatcgaagaggatccttatggagtttgatagccatttgggcaagaaactgctcttgcctggactgatgcatgaactggacacaaagaacccgcagagagaggactgctgaacttgcctaaaggtgagatggtcttttggggttcctgactcatgaaagagtctgtgaaacattctgcaggatacagcagaaagtgactgaactgtctttggaatttcctgcatgatgaaaatgtctgctggatactatgggcctgaaggctgaagatggatgccccaacggtacaaaagaactttgggtgacagtcCAGGCAGCGAgacatctctgtcatttctagagttttattatttcttgtttacttaggtagtattatatccttctggagtctttgatggagttgaagaataaagaaatagttatagttttccttagttatgataaaagataaaatagatataaatattgtaactgtaattcttgcttgataactgttttgctatatgtaattttactaggttaaagttaaagccttcctttttttttgtttaaacagaaaaaggggaagtgatgtgggagtctcatatatcaatctgttgatttcattggttaagcaataaagaaactgcttggctggccctcataggttaaaacataggtaggcggagtaaacagaataggattctgggagaaagaagctgagtcagtcagtcgccatgattctcccactccagacagaggcaggataagatcattcctggtaagccagctcgtgggctacagcagattattagagatgggctagtccaggtgcgagagctagcctagaagaggctagatagaaatgggccacgcggtgtttaaaagaatacagttttggtgtaattatttcaggtaaagctagccgtgtgggcggccgggtgctggggacgcagccccgccgctcgtaaTTCAACAGTACCCTATTCAGACCTCTAGAGAAGAGGGTTGTCTCAGAACAACGGGACCAGGCATGTTGTTACCTGTATCAGAGAGCATCGACCTTTCAAGTAGCCTCCCTTTGTGTAGAGACCCTAAAGGAGACAGGAATCTTCCATATGAACAGTGACATCATGACTGGTGTAATGATCTGAGGAACTAAAACAGACAAACCCCCCAGACCACGAACACAGAAAAGGCAATTTCATGCCATACCGACAGCCCATTCTGAACCAGTCTGTTTCCCCAGAAGAAGTGAAATCCTTAAGCTCTCAAGGATTTCATGTGATTCTCATCCTTGAGACTTTGAGATGCTTCAGGACACTTCAAACACCATGACATTGTTGTCCTGTGGTGTAGGGAAGTGAGAAGTCCTGTGTCTAGAGGAGCCAGTGAGCCACCATTACACAGGCTCAATGTGTCAGTGCAGGGGTCCATCTTGGCCTGACTTCAGCTGTTTTAAGTCCAACCATCAAGAGTCACCACCTGAAACCCCAACCTGCTCTGCCTGCGCGGGCCCCTGCCGTTGCAGTGGACTGTAGGTGTTTGTGAGAAGCCCCAAGTGCTGCCAGTGCAGGAACCAAGCCTGACATTGGTGGCATTAGCTGAGACTAGAACAGACACTTCCTGACTCTGGTTAATGCCAGGATTATCCTGCTCACCACTCCTCCCTCTGAGAGCTGTGGCAGCCCACCAGCCTTCCTACCTTCCTCAGCCTGGTGTTTGCCCATATCTTCCTACCTCAGATCAGTCTGATTTATCCTGACCGCCTTTGTCTTTGTTCCTATACCACCTTCTTCTGCTGTCATTGACTGCTATATACTCCATTTTCTAGACCACagttaatatttattgaacacaaaTTGTAGAAGACAAGAGGACAAAATCCAGGTTATCTAGACACTATGTTGGCCATCACACCTCCCCACAGAATGAGAGGAAGCTGAGGGTCACAGACTGAGGCTTTTGTCACAAACATGTTGACCCCAAACAATACTTTGTTTGATATCTCATGTACGTCTGCCTTGACTCTCTATCTCCAAAGACCCAATAATGACACAGCACAGCATAGACATTCACTTTGATGTCATTGGTCTCTCTGGTGACCCTGTCCCCCTGGAGGACTGACTACTTCTCAAGAACTCCATCTTTTCtgctgtcaccaccaccatcctcaacATCATCtacatccccatcatcatcaccatcattatcactaTCCAGACATTACTTCCTAGAAGACACAAGGGTGAGTTGATCCTGCTGATGCTGGGAAGAATCACCTAGAGGTCATAGGGACCCTGCCCTCAGGGAACGGGATGTGTTCCCCTGCTCTGGCTTCAGCACCCACTCTGGCTTTCTCCCATCTTCAGCCATCCAGGTTTCCTAGGTTCTCATGACTCGTTCGTGTACTGCTCTCCATATCAGACTCTGTATAGCACTGCTAGTCCCATTCTCTAGGCATTCTGGCCCCTTATGTTAGTCTTCTGTTCTTACCTCTTAAAGCACTGACTATCTACATTGACCTTGCTTTGCTCAGCCAGAGAAATAGAAACCACTCAACCCTCAGTTCCATAGATTTGATCATGCGTTATTTTCTTTGTAACGGTATGTCCCACCCTTGTCCCCACCCCTTTACATGTCATTTCCCCTGAACTCTTAACTGCTTGGTGGAGGGATCACTGAGGCTAGACCGACTGCAGATCCTTGTGGAGCTGCTCAAATTCGCGCAACTTCTCTTCTAGATATTTAGCCAATGCCAGTAGCTCTTCTGGTGACTCTATTTTTGCAGTGGTTTTGAATTGCATGGTTTCTCCTGCTCTGATGGCTTGGATATGTTCCCTGAGCGTCCCCCATGCACAGAATAATTGCACACCTGCACTCTCATGTATGATTACAATCAAAGGCATGATCTTGTATATTGTGTTCAGGATGTTTTTGCTGGCTTGAACCAGGGACCTGGCTTCACTTTCATCTGCCCCTCTGATGGATTCTTCCACAATGGTAGTGGTGACACCAATTGCAACTACTGCTGCTCCTAGACCTGCTGCTGTGATCATCAGAGAGGCCCCTTCTGTCAAGGTTGCCACAAGTAATCCAGCGATTGTAGCGACGATGCTGGTGATGTCGGACACCACATTGCAGAAGGTGTAGCCCCTATGCACCTGGTCACAATGGTCAGCCAGGTCTCGGAAATTCCTGATGCTTTCTTCAAGTTTCCTTTTCAACTCAGgaaattctttcagaaaattctctttctgctgcctctttTCTGTTTCATCATTTTCATCTGTGGGCTCCTGGGCTAAATGCTCCTTCAGTGCAAAATGCAGGTCAGCTTCCTCCTCGCTGTGAGAGAAGAGATAAAGTTTATGAATAAAATAGTAACTTTTTGAATGTTAAAGCCTTGTTCCAACCTCACTTTCATCCTACAAACCCAGCAGGAGTAACGTAGCAGAAATCTGTGATCTGCACTCTACCCTGAACATTTGGTACTGTATAGACACCCAGGGCCTTAATACACAGGGTCCGTGTATGAAGTCAGGACACTTGACAAAATTAGAGGTACTGATAAAATGACTTCACTCAAGTCAAGTCAATGCCATCACTGTCTTTGGGAGCCTTGTAGATGAGTGCCACATGTGGGCTTAGAGTAATTACTCTTTAACTCATAGaactgtgtgtgttgttttgaatTCCCCTTTCCCCAGAGTCTCCTCTCTGTTCCTGGTTGCCCTGAAGTCATCTAAGCCCATGCAGTGTCCAGCTGAGAAGAATGCCTGTGCTTGCCTGGAGGGTCTGCGATGGACCATTCACAGGGCAAGCCAAGTGTGGATTCCTCATTCTGAATGAATTCCAAACCTAATGTCTCAAAACTCCACATCTGTCCTCATGGGACAATACACAGCGACAGCACAACTGATTATAAAGAATTACAcaagactcctccatctcctgtaCACTGTCAGCATTCAGGCAGATTCAGGTTCCATCTGTAATATACTTCACTAAATATCTGCAGGTGTTTCAAAGTGTGGAAAATGCAGGGTCTGAGATGCATCTGTTCCCAAGAATTTCCTATAAAAATGCTCAAAGTGAAAGAGGTGGGAACTTTGGTGTTAATTCTGACCTGCAGAGGAACTGGAGGAAACAAAGCACTGATCTTAGGAAGATTCCCCTGAGGCCTGTGTCACTGGAATTGATCTGTTGTTGATGTCCCTGTAAAGGATCTGCTGGCCTGCCCTCCTGACATGTGTCTGCAGGTCCCCAGCTACCTGTGTGTACAGAGTGACTCCACCTCTGTCCTTTAGGGCAACAGTCCTGAGCAGTGTCctcctggattcttggacctGCTTCAGGATGAAGATTCTTTCCTAGGGTGGGCTTCCTGGTTTGTAGTGGTCATGTGATTTCCTGGTGTGCAGTAGTCATGTGATTTTTTGTTGTACAGTGTCATGTGATTTCCTGGTGTACAGTGGTCATGTGATTTCCTGGTGTGCAGTGGTCATGTTATTACCTGGTGGGCAGTGGTCATGTGTTATTTTGGTGTGCAGTAGTCATGTGATTTCCTGGTGTGCAGTAGTCATGTGATTTGTCACACACTCAGTGCAGGTCAACACTccacacaaaggagaaaaaacttCAAGCTTGAATCTCTTTTTTCTGTCTGCTGGATATTTCCATTGGCTATTTTAACCCTCTGTGCTCCATGGTTAACTGTTACTATGTCACAACTATCTTATACGTGAGTTCTATGTGTGGTTTTTGCAAATCACAATCTTGTTGGGATTAGAGTAGTCCTTCATTAAGGACTGGTATCGAATATACAAAGAAGGCTCACTGAGAGACTCTTTCCTCAGACTTTGTCATTTAGCTATTTctgagaatttaaaattaaacccAAAACAAACCTTCAGAGCAACAAGAGACATTACCAATCCTTTTGCCTGATCTCTGCAGACTGACAAATTCCTTTCCCCCCTTGACTGGATCTCACAAGGTCAAGTGGCTGCCTGAGGTGACTGAGACAGGACAGCTGCCATTAACTCTGGCTCCACACTGACTCCCACGCCtcactcactctagaccaggtcTAGTCAGAGTCCTGCGAACAGAGGTCACCTTGCTAACAGACATCACAGCTAGTGACAGTGTCTCATTTGAACACAGCAAGACCATGTGCAAAGATGCAAGGGGCCTAGGGATAACTAATAGTGCCAGCCAGGCTGGACATCGACtgaagctggacaaggcaataAGGGAAATATTGTCCTCAGAGATGGTGACATGTGATCTCCTCAGACTGTCAGGTTCTACAAACTGTCCTCCAACCACGTTGCCTGTGGACTCTTGTCTCTAGCCACACTCCCTTTTTGATATTAGGAAGCCCTGTGTAGAACAGGATAGAGTCTGAAATAACACCTGAGAACTTCtgggcacacacagcacattTAGGGTGTGTCCAAACACAATGCTGCACACACATAAGGCATGAGGTCAGGGCCAAGGTGATAACCACTCTTCTCCATCTTGCATGTCCCCTGCTAGGCCTCTTCTCTGTGCCTCCAATTCCTCCATCCTTCCAGCCCTGCTGTCCTTGCCTTCTACCTGCACCTCCATTCTAGGGTCACTCTAAGTCTTTCCTGAACCATGGACGAGATACTGGTCTTGGTCTCTGTGGGTTTTGGGAAAGGATGCTGGCACTGGTTTCCCGTCCCTGACCTGCTGCTCATCCCAGGCTGTCATCCTGTCCTATCAGCCTGCACTTTTATTCCTACTGAACACAGCTGGGCTCCAGATCTCAGTAAGGACAGTCAGGGTCAACCCAGCTCTGTGCAGCTGCACTGTGGGCTCTCGGCCTCCTCAGTTCACAGAGGACCCTGCTGTTGTCACAGCTCCTCACACGGGAGGAAAGTGACTGAGACAGAACTGGGGACACAGCTAACCATGTCTACATTCTTCTCACATGTCTCACAGTTAGTTCTTGATTTTTCAGTCCTATAGGAGACTCCTGGCCCTGGCCTCTTCCCATTTCCAAAGTAGCTCTCAGTGATAATTTCAGGGACACCCACTGTGTACTGGCCACATGCTGagagctgcacacacatgatctTATTTTCTCACACTCAGTCTCATGGTGGGGAAA
The Microtus pennsylvanicus isolate mMicPen1 chromosome 2, mMicPen1.hap1, whole genome shotgun sequence DNA segment above includes these coding regions:
- the LOC142843125 gene encoding apolipoprotein L3-like gives rise to the protein MASVPLSIVDRITTFITNEVGRDDLKVLITEDGVWKAFVAEAALSSEEEADLHFALKEHLAQEPTDENDETEKRQQKENFLKEFPELKRKLEESIRNFRDLADHCDQVHRGYTFCNVVSDITSIVATIAGLLVATLTEGASLMITAAGLGAAVVAIGVTTTIVEESIRGADESEARSLVQASKNILNTIYKIMPLIVIIHESAGVQLFCAWGTLREHIQAIRAGETMQFKTTAKIESPEELLALAKYLEEKLREFEQLHKDLQSV